The nucleotide window ctaatttttaatttcttttcccctctctctcattttccctttggaaagcagctgttCAGAGACTGCTCCTTGTgggaattttttatttcccaaatgGCAAGATCCTCCACGTGCCCTCCAATTTACAGCTGGTGCAGTCGAGTCGGCAGCCCTAACTCTGCATGCAGCTGCCGCAGGAGGGCACACActtcgcggggggggggggagcagaagGAGAGCAGGGGGAGAACCAAGTCCCCAAAGAaccataaaaaagaaatcatacaACAGCTCAATTTCAGCCTTCCGAGTGGGACGGAGGGGTCCGTGCCCACTCCCGCTCCCTTCCTCCTTTGCCACCACCTCCCACCGCTCTTGGCGTTCAGCCGCCCCTAAAAGCCCCCCACGCGAGTCGGGTGGGTGGCGGGTCCGTCGGGCGATGCTCTCCCCGCCCCCCGCTCTTCCACGGAGGGGAGTTGGGCGCGGGGGGACGACACGGACACGGGACGGCGGCTCTCCCCGGCGCGGCCCGCAGGTGGCAGCCGCGGCGCGCCGCTCCACGGGCTtccacggaggggagcgggggccgGCGACCCACGGCGGCATTCCTTTCCCTGCAGGTGGAGCTCCTGCCCGAGCGGGACCTGGATAACGACGGCACGAAGATCAGCGTAAGTGCCGCGGCTAGGGCGCGGAAACCCACGGAGCGCACACAcgcaccaccacccccccccacccgtggcatccctcctcatcctcccccCGAGGTGAAGCGGGACAGGCTCCTTCCTCGCCCTGCCCGAGGAAGAGGGTGGTGGTGCCGGGGGAGCCCTGCCCGGCACAGCCTGCGGCCCTGGGGAGCTCCCGGGCGGGCACGAAGGCACGGGCAGGCGGTAGACGTGCGGCGGATTCCCGTTTCCAGCCCCTGAGAGCCTGCACCCATCCTCGTACCTCTCGTTCTCATCGGCCCCGGGCAGCTGCCGAGTCTGCCTTAGCGCTCCAAAGCTGGTTTTAAGGCTGAAATTTGGCCCTGAAGCCCCACTTCCATTCAGTGGGGCATGCAACTATTTAAGTGGGTGCCTTCCCGGGTTCCTATCCGCTGGCAGAAAAAAGCTCAGAAAGTCTTTGGACGAGACCCTCCTGTTCGGAGTAATCTCCGCTCCTGGCCACTGAGACTCTTTTCTTAGGAAAGGGGGGTTCTGAAACCAGAGTTACCAATCTGCCATTTGGAGATTAAACCAGAACGTTGCCTTGAGAAAATTATGAGCGACCTTGCTCCAGCCCCTGTCCAGGGGAAGGATGCCTTCCTCGGCAGACCCATACTCCAAGtcaggcacagccacagcccctGACCTCAGAAAAAGTTCAGACTTTTCAGTATCCCGAGAAATGTATGGTGGTGGGATCGCGGTGTCGTGCTCACTGCAGTGGAAAGACAGAGATACCTAGCAGATACTGCAGCATGAGCATTCCTTATGAGCCCAAAGGGGTTCTTCCTTTCTCAGACACAATCCCTTCAGAAGTGCCTTTTAGCTGCGGCCAAGGCTTTAAGTACCAGCAAAGCTTAAAACACCAACAGATAGAGGTGACTTATTCCTGCTAAATCCTTTACTCTACTGCTCTTTGATGCCTACAAATAACTAACCAAGTAATTACATCAGGTCAAAGTGCAGCTAGGTATAGCTATAAATTATATATAGCGCTATATATCACAGTTATAAATGGGAATTCAGATACGTTATATTCAAAATGATACATATTCTAGCCATACTTAGATTTCCCATTATACCTCTCACcatattcttaaacaatttgTGTCGTGGACTGTATCTTCAGTTACATTTGTAGGTTATCTTGCAAATGAGGCCCACATGTGGTCTTTGGATACTATTCCACTAGACATAGTGCTAGCAGCCAATTTATTCCTTATCAATACTGGCTCATTCAAAGTCCCCATAGTAATCCATAAGATCTGTGACACAGTATAGGCTGTAAAGCTTGTCCCATCTTTCACgttaaaaatctctttctctCATTATGTATGATAATAATTCACGAAGTGGTATTTATACAGTGTTTTTATAAGATTGCATAAAACAGTTTatatttgcaataaaaaaagtcaacatTAGGTTGACAGTCTAAATATACTTGTTACAAACGTagccttcctttttttctttcttgaaggcACACAAAGAGTCTTCCATTAGTAGGGAAGTATCTTCATGAAGAGGACAGCAAACTTCTAAGTGCATTTAGTAAACTCTTTACAGAAATGGTAAAATAtactaaatgtatttttaaactgtgctgAAATACACCACTTCTATTGGTTTTAAATCGTAATCAGGCATGTATCGAAAACATGCGTACAGGCTGACTGCAACAATTTCTAAATTTCTAatgcaaaaccccaaacaaattctgtttttcattagTGCTATGCAACACTGTTAACTTCGCAGATATTGCATGGGAGCAAGTGAAGGCAGAATACAACCAACAGATCCTCTTTCCATTCATGTGAAACTTCTTTAATCCTTTTGCTGAATATGAGCTGTTCAGTAGAGATATATTATTATTGAATATGGTTTAAATAACTATCCAGCACTTTCTCGGTAATTAATATTGCATATGTTATGCCTGAAAGTATGCAATCCATACTTTCAACTCAGTTTGCCAAGTATAAATTCAGAGCTGGATACAACACAACAGGCTGTAAAGTCCATCCAGTACCTTAAAGCAATAATGTATTCACAAGTATTGCTCTTCCATTTATCAAGCAGGCAGAATACGTGCTTTGCCAACACTGGTGACCACAGCATGTCAAGCTATCAGAAGCAGTCTGTTGTACAACCACCAGTAACACGTGCCTAGTTTCACCCTAACAGTTCTCCATTTTTGTGATCTACCATATATTCATCACCCTGATGTTTCCTTCTCGTGTGTCATTGATATGACACAAAGCAACATTTGCATCCATGTTTATGTAATGGTGGATGtaaaccacattcagaagttcTTCAAAGCTGAAGTTTTCTGTCCCACTGCATCCCTTTTAACTGGCTTCCTGTGGGGCAACAGATATTAATCCAGATAGAGAGTAATAGCcaattaattaaatataaattctCTAAAGTGATGAACATACAGAAAGGAATCTGTGTTACCTTCCCTAATGCATCTTAATACCTATCACACATTTCTGGATGCATAATTTACTCAGGTGTGTTTTAATTACGTGAGACAAAAATATGTTGTTACCCTCAGATATTAAACACAATTAAAAGTAAACCAGGAGTCTTACTTTAGCTGACAACTTTTAAAATGATCTTGAATATGTGCTACTTGAATATGTGCTGCTGACATTATATATGACTTCTAATAAGTACACACTTATATAAATGAGACAAAAGGAACTACCTGACACAAGATGTCTTGTTATGgttaataaacaaaaaataacaaaggtTTGGACATGCTTAAAGGAGACAAATTGAATGTCAAATATGCAGTTTCAATGTAGTGAAGATTACAAGCTAATCTAATAAATTGTTACTAAAGAACTTTAAATATTGGCAGACATCTCCAACAAAATTGTTAATGCACTAGTTCAAAAGCTGAATTATTCAATAAAGCCAACTAACCGGAAAGGTTTAACCAACGAAGCGCACAGATATTAGGTTTATGTATAAAGCTCATTAAGAATGTTCGTGATCTTAAGCAATTAATTGGAATGAGCACAGTAGCTTGGGTTGTTTGTCTGAGGCCAGTTAGCATTTCAGAGCAAACCGTCTAAACAGTTTTGGAAAGAAGATGTCAGACATCCTCATAGATACAAATAATCATACTCATCCTTGATGCAACTTCCCTGCAGTAAGCACAATCACGCCACTGATTAATTGGCACTTGACTTCTCTGGACAGGCTCTACCTCGGTAGAGTCTTCCCAGAGAAAGAGTAATACCTGACagcatgtttgtttgtttgttttcctggcaAATTTGCAGACAGTGAAAGTACAAGGGAATGACATCTCCCACAAGCTGCAGATTtcaaaagtgaggaaaaaggatGAAGGCTTGTATGAGTGCAGGGTGACCGATGCCAACTATGGAGACCTTCAGGAATACAAGGCCCAGGCATTTCTCAAAGTCAACGCTAACAGCCACTCTCGGCGAATGCAAGCCTTTGAGGCATCTCCAATGTGGTTGCAAGACATGAAACCTCGCAAAAACATCTCAGCAGCTGTTCCAAGTAGCATCCATAACTCTGCCAATCAGCGTGTGCGTGCCACCTCCAGCCctgaagcagcagccaaaatccccaaacaaagTCCACAATCAGGTATGGTAAAGCATTTTGAGCTTTCATTTGATTGCTTACCAGCATGTAAAAGGAGGCTAACTCCACAAGGTAACCAGGAATTGTGACTAGGAAGAGTGTGGTGCTCATttattcctcctcctttctggTTCTATTCCTCCTGCTATCTCCTTACTTCCTAAAAGCTGATGATTAAGTTTTGGGGCAGAAGAAGCAAAAAGCCTTAAATTCCTATATGTGGATTTTATCTCTCCTGGTTTTATCCACCTAAGGTTAGCTCTGTAACTGAAGCTTAGCTTTCCCTGCAGTGTGTGTAGAGAGAGAGGGGCATGTCAGTGAATGACTCATCTCATTTTAAGATGGCTGTGCatgataaattaaataaaacaccCAGCCAGAAGTGTTTCTTCCTAAGTTAATTTACACGAGTCACCTAACTTTTATGTTGCTAACATTTGGTGACATTAATCTACTTTTAGTATCAATCCTACTTTCATAAGGAACTTGACTTCTAAATCTAAGCAGACCTTAGGTACACCAGATTGTTTCTCCGTTGTGTAGGCTTTAGAAAGACCATGGGTTTGTCAGAGAAAGTGGGTTTGTCATCTTCAGCTGCTTGACCATTGGCTTTGAATCAAGTGTTAAAATGGCAATGCCTCAATTTTCTGTCACGTAGAAATCACCACAGTACATATTTTGTTTGGGAGATTTTGTACAGCACTGTATAAATAACCTATAAGCAATGTAAGTCTGTGTTTTCTACATTGATACAGTAAAATTCACAGTTATGCAAAGGTACATGAATATACAGGAGGTGCAGCTGTTGGCCACTGTATGATGGCAATAGAGATGGACAGGATAAAAAATTGAGACATGTTGTAAATGATTAGAAGTCCTCTGGAAAACAAACTGTGCAAGTTTAAGGGTTTCTGGGTTACTTTTGTTTACACTGAGGGCCCAATGTAAGGCAGGAGATCACAACCCAGCTTAAAACATATAATGGAAGCTAACCTAGTTTGTTCTAATGCATCATTTTCTGCTAGAAAATGCCATgtcatcaaaaccaaaactgggAATACAACAAATTTCACAGCACACCTATTGTGAAATCACTTTCATCTTACAGGGATAGTATTAGAAAAACGTTTTGATAAcgaaaatacatttcattacAGATTGGAACAATATGATTATTCATACGAAAATTCTTATTGCTATTAGACAAGATGATGCACATACTACCACCATTTTACCTctgcatacatttttttttaatttatttaaaagttacATTCAGTTCTCTTTCCCTGAAATGGAGCCACTTTCATTTTTTAGCTCTTCCAAAAAATGCTTAAGctgttagaagaaaagaaatatttcaattgATTTTAAATCATCGTTCTACCATGGCTTTCCTTTCAGAGAAATCTATATACCACTTATTTTCCACTGGACTCATACATTTCAAAGTAGCAGACTTGTCCATAAAGTGAAAACTCTGGTTTCTGCTCAGTTCTGtgttaaattaattaaaatagtcACAAGTTTATGAAACATGTAGCTACAGACTACACTGCATTGCGGCCAAAGTGTGCACACAACAGCTAATCCACTAAATCGCTTTGGATATATAA belongs to Haliaeetus albicilla chromosome 3, bHalAlb1.1, whole genome shotgun sequence and includes:
- the VSTM2A gene encoding V-set and transmembrane domain-containing protein 2A isoform X1, whose translation is MMGIFLAYVGFIFFSVMYIQQGLSTQAKFTEFPRNVTATEGQNVEMSCAFQSGSASVYLEIQWWFLRAAEDQEAGAEVTGTQVELLPERDLDNDGTKISTVKVQGNDISHKLQISKVRKKDEGLYECRVTDANYGDLQEYKAQAFLKVNANSHSRRMQAFEASPMWLQDMKPRKNISAAVPSSIHNSANQRVRATSSPEAAAKIPKQSPQSAKSKSPVKSTERTAKLTLTSNHHSAPNVL
- the VSTM2A gene encoding V-set and transmembrane domain-containing protein 2A isoform X3; the protein is MMGIFLAYVGFIFFSVMYIQQGLSTQAKFTEFPRNVTATEGQNVEMSCAFQSGSASVYLEIQWWFLRAAEDQEAGAEVTGTQVELLPERDLDNDGTKISTVKVQGNDISHKLQISKVRKKDEGLYECRVTDANYGDLQEYKAQAFLKVNANSHSRRMQAFEASPMWLQDMKPRKNISAAVPSSIHNSANQRVRATSSPEAAAKIPKQSPQSVHAKTFMGTRANLAS
- the VSTM2A gene encoding V-set and transmembrane domain-containing protein 2A isoform X4 translates to MMGIFLAYVGFIFFSVMYIQQGLSTQAKFTEFPRNVTATEGQNVEMSCAFQSGSASVYLEIQWWFLRAAEDQEAGAEVTGTQVELLPERDLDNDGTKISTVKVQGNDISHKLQISKVRKKDEGLYECRVTDANYGDLQEYKAQAFLKVNANSHSRRMQAFEASPMWLQDMKPRKNISAAVPSSIHNSANQRVRATSSPEAAAKIPKQSPQSVAGNKRQHMGIYISQEEFNWIPVGNRSKRENP
- the VSTM2A gene encoding V-set and transmembrane domain-containing protein 2A isoform X2; protein product: MMGIFLAYVGFIFFSVMYIQQGLSTQAKFTEFPRNVTATEGQNVEMSCAFQSGSASVYLEIQWWFLRAAEDQEAGAEVTGTQVELLPERDLDNDGTKISTVKVQGNDISHKLQISKVRKKDEGLYECRVTDANYGDLQEYKAQAFLKVNANSHSRRMQAFEASPMWLQDMKPRKNISAAVPSSIHNSANQRVRATSSPEAAAKIPKQSPQSGARIATSHGLSVLLLVCGFVKGALL